One genomic window of Paenisporosarcina antarctica includes the following:
- a CDS encoding DNA alkylation repair protein yields the protein MNENKGAEIKHSSKAENILPQINSKTKLGDLRKIAKVIIKDHELAMELWSTEEFLPRLLAILIMDKKLLLQDVLNKLDEDMQTHTFDERNNLMDWLMANQFTKDKKKIALMESWGNSSSSLQRRAFWYYQGRLRWTGQTPPDNTADLLSALEANIMQEEPEVQWAMNFTTGWIGVYDEKNRARCIKLGEKTGLYKNEIVARGCTPSYLPEFITIEVSKRHKN from the coding sequence ATGAATGAAAATAAAGGTGCAGAAATAAAACACTCTTCAAAAGCAGAAAACATTCTACCTCAGATCAATAGTAAAACTAAGCTAGGCGACTTACGAAAAATTGCGAAGGTCATTATAAAAGATCACGAACTAGCTATGGAACTTTGGTCAACCGAAGAGTTTTTGCCCAGACTATTAGCAATCTTGATTATGGATAAAAAACTTCTTTTACAAGATGTGCTAAATAAGCTTGATGAGGATATGCAGACTCACACTTTTGATGAGCGAAATAACCTAATGGATTGGTTAATGGCTAATCAGTTCACCAAAGACAAGAAGAAAATTGCATTGATGGAGTCATGGGGAAATAGTTCTTCTTCTCTTCAAAGGCGAGCTTTCTGGTATTATCAAGGTCGATTGAGATGGACTGGGCAAACACCGCCTGATAACACCGCCGACTTGCTATCTGCATTAGAAGCTAATATTATGCAGGAAGAACCGGAAGTTCAATGGGCTATGAATTTCACCACAGGCTGGATAGGCGTTTATGATGAAAAGAATCGTGCACGTTGTATTAAACTTGGTGAGAAAACGGGTCTTTACAAAAATGAAATAGTAGCAAGAGGATGTACTCCCAGCTATTTGCCGGAGTTTATTACAATTGAAGTTAGCAAACGACATAAAAATTAG
- a CDS encoding recombinase family protein: MDNKKFGYIRVSSKDQNEGRQLEAMKKLGLSERDIFMDKQSGKDFERAQFQLLKRIIRKNDVLYIHSLDRFGRNKEEILNEWNDITKNIQADIVVMDMPLLDTTQYKDSLGTFIADLVLQILSWMAEEERDRIRKRQREGIDVALQNGTIFGRPKVTVTKEFKEAYTSWKSGEITAVKAMQEIGVKKTTFYKLVREYEESL, translated from the coding sequence ATGGATAATAAAAAGTTTGGTTACATACGAGTCAGCAGTAAAGATCAAAATGAAGGTCGCCAGCTTGAGGCCATGAAAAAATTAGGTCTAAGTGAACGAGACATCTTCATGGATAAACAAAGTGGGAAAGATTTCGAAAGAGCACAATTCCAATTACTAAAACGAATCATCCGAAAAAATGATGTACTTTATATTCACTCACTTGATCGGTTTGGTCGGAACAAAGAAGAAATTTTGAACGAATGGAATGATATTACTAAAAACATCCAGGCAGATATTGTTGTGATGGATATGCCATTACTCGATACGACCCAATATAAGGACAGCTTAGGGACATTTATTGCGGATCTTGTCTTACAAATTCTTTCATGGATGGCTGAGGAAGAACGCGATCGAATTCGAAAACGGCAGCGTGAAGGAATTGATGTGGCTTTGCAAAACGGCACAATTTTTGGTCGACCAAAGGTTACGGTCACTAAGGAGTTTAAAGAAGCGTATACTAGCTGGAAATCGGGAGAGATTACGGCAGTGAAAGCAATGCAAGAAATTGGTGTGAAAAAGACAACTTTTTATAAGTTAGTCAGGGAGTATGAAGAATCATTATAG
- a CDS encoding PAS domain S-box protein, translating to METLFNRLSLEVYHSLISNNPDSIIFLDTHGNVLDCNKTCTTMFGYTLNELKKLNFQNMLISNSKVTAKRLFIKTLQGESFTYQVSVTHKNGHILHLQVKNVPVNDNQKLVGVMIVAKDVTDLVKTRISLYETSERLRSIYESSVDAMDVIDLSGNVLLVNSAFEDLYGWKLKEISGKPMPTIPKERMNAMLKMREKLKKGIPIKELEVICMRKDGEPFMASITISPLYDEHGNVNAFSGISRDISRSKQQEIDLRESKDRYKSLLNASPEPIYVQCKGVIRYINESGIRVLGYSEPKSLLGRNILEFVHSDSKKIARDHIQHTINETIIPKEKVEKKMIRADGSSFIIEGTATGIEYEGEASVQMIFRDISERKMVEEALVRSEEKYRLIAENMTDLVAIIDENSIVKYASPSFITVLGFPVESIEGKSAEDIVISEDLPTAIEQFNQALRSTEPSETEFRFKHKTKGWVWVESKVSIFIDEENGKPHLLIVSRDIEERKALQEKLEFLAFHDELTELPNRRLFQEKMQQTLSEAKRHNRKFALLYMDIDNFKWINDEFGHSIGDELLIMFARKVGATLRESDILARQGGDEFTILLTEINKREDVLNCVERIITCLQQEVQVGEFIHNINSSIGIAFYPEDGVIMDDLIKHADQALYKAKESGRNKYCTY from the coding sequence ATGGAGACATTATTCAACAGGTTGTCTCTGGAGGTGTATCATTCTTTGATAAGCAATAATCCAGATTCAATTATATTTTTAGATACACACGGGAATGTCCTGGATTGTAACAAGACATGTACTACTATGTTTGGCTATACATTAAACGAATTAAAAAAATTGAACTTTCAAAACATGTTAATTTCAAATTCAAAAGTGACTGCTAAGCGTTTATTCATCAAAACTTTGCAAGGAGAATCTTTTACTTATCAAGTAAGTGTTACTCACAAAAACGGCCACATTCTTCATTTACAAGTGAAGAATGTTCCAGTGAACGACAATCAGAAACTAGTGGGTGTGATGATTGTGGCAAAAGATGTAACTGACCTGGTTAAGACGAGAATATCATTGTATGAGACTTCCGAAAGACTACGTTCAATTTACGAGTCATCAGTAGATGCCATGGATGTAATCGACTTGAGTGGAAATGTCTTATTGGTTAATTCGGCATTTGAAGATTTGTATGGTTGGAAACTAAAAGAAATTTCAGGTAAACCCATGCCTACGATCCCAAAAGAAAGAATGAATGCAATGCTTAAGATGCGTGAAAAATTAAAAAAAGGAATTCCTATAAAAGAGTTGGAAGTAATTTGCATGAGAAAAGATGGAGAACCTTTTATGGCAAGTATTACCATATCCCCTTTATATGATGAACATGGGAACGTGAATGCATTCTCTGGAATATCCAGAGATATTTCTAGAAGTAAACAGCAAGAAATTGATTTAAGAGAAAGTAAAGATAGGTATAAGTCCTTATTAAACGCATCACCAGAACCCATTTATGTTCAATGCAAAGGTGTAATACGTTATATCAATGAAAGTGGAATTCGGGTATTGGGTTATAGCGAACCAAAGAGCTTACTTGGTCGAAATATTCTGGAATTTGTTCATAGTGATTCAAAGAAAATTGCACGTGACCATATTCAGCACACTATCAATGAAACAATCATTCCTAAAGAAAAAGTAGAAAAAAAAATGATTCGTGCAGACGGTTCTTCGTTCATCATTGAAGGAACAGCAACGGGTATTGAGTACGAAGGTGAAGCCTCTGTCCAAATGATATTTAGGGACATCTCAGAAAGGAAAATGGTAGAGGAAGCTTTAGTTCGAAGTGAAGAAAAGTACCGATTAATTGCTGAGAATATGACAGACTTAGTTGCCATAATTGATGAAAATAGTATCGTTAAATATGCATCACCCTCATTTATTACCGTTTTAGGCTTTCCAGTAGAATCAATTGAAGGAAAATCAGCGGAGGATATTGTCATTTCTGAAGACTTACCAACCGCAATTGAGCAGTTTAACCAAGCGTTACGCTCTACAGAGCCGAGTGAAACAGAATTCAGATTTAAACATAAAACAAAAGGCTGGGTGTGGGTTGAATCAAAAGTTTCCATTTTTATCGATGAAGAAAATGGGAAACCACATTTATTGATTGTCTCTCGTGATATTGAAGAAAGAAAGGCCCTCCAAGAAAAGTTGGAATTTCTTGCCTTCCATGATGAATTGACAGAATTACCAAACCGAAGATTATTTCAAGAAAAAATGCAACAAACATTATCTGAAGCGAAAAGACATAATAGGAAGTTTGCACTCTTATATATGGATATCGATAACTTTAAATGGATAAATGATGAATTTGGACATTCCATTGGAGATGAATTATTAATAATGTTCGCAAGGAAAGTCGGCGCTACACTCCGCGAGAGTGACATTTTAGCACGTCAGGGTGGCGATGAATTTACAATTCTTTTAACCGAAATTAATAAAAGAGAAGATGTATTGAATTGCGTAGAAAGAATAATAACCTGTTTACAGCAAGAGGTGCAGGTGGGAGAATTTATTCATAATATTAACTCAAGTATTGGAATTGCATTTTACCCTGAAGATGGTGTGATAATGGACGATTTAATTAAACATGCAGATCAGGCCTTGTATAAAGCAAAAGAAAGTGGCAGAAATAAATATTGTACTTACTAA
- a CDS encoding LacI family DNA-binding transcriptional regulator: MKMDDIAKLASVSKSAVSLALSGKAGISKETREKILKIVKETGYIPRSMVKAEQVYRMNNSLRFLAIIDSTFVLEQYNKQPFFMELIHYIEEQSRLRGYSLLFSTIDISQFERDIRVLQKESEHNGIILLGTNLNKKQIEAVLAIQKNLVVLDNLVDELEVDFVVMNNIMGAYQACSYMVKQGHKHIGYVQSDFRMHNFESRKKGFEKAQNDLGFQLAEEDIFVLSPSILSAQEQFQKQIKERIKNNKALPTALFCENDYLAISVIKSLNELGLRVPEDISVVGFDNISESVIISPELTTVHVEKEMMATKAVEQVIRLINNTGNVRLKTIVDTRLTIRKSCKKV; this comes from the coding sequence ATGAAAATGGATGATATTGCTAAACTTGCTAGTGTATCCAAATCTGCCGTCTCGCTTGCACTAAGTGGGAAAGCTGGTATAAGCAAGGAAACAAGAGAAAAAATATTAAAAATCGTAAAAGAGACAGGATATATTCCCCGCTCCATGGTAAAGGCTGAACAGGTTTATCGCATGAATAATTCCCTGCGGTTTTTAGCTATCATTGATTCAACATTTGTGTTAGAGCAATATAATAAACAGCCATTTTTTATGGAGCTCATTCACTATATTGAAGAACAAAGTCGCTTGAGGGGCTACTCCTTATTATTTTCAACGATTGATATTTCACAATTTGAACGAGATATACGAGTGCTTCAAAAGGAATCCGAACATAATGGGATTATTTTATTGGGTACGAACCTAAATAAAAAACAAATTGAAGCCGTTTTGGCAATCCAGAAAAACTTGGTGGTACTCGATAATCTTGTAGATGAACTAGAGGTTGATTTTGTTGTGATGAATAATATTATGGGCGCTTACCAAGCGTGTTCTTATATGGTAAAGCAAGGTCATAAGCATATTGGTTATGTTCAGTCAGACTTTAGGATGCACAACTTCGAGAGTAGGAAAAAAGGGTTTGAGAAAGCTCAGAATGATCTAGGTTTTCAACTAGCTGAGGAAGACATATTTGTATTGTCCCCATCCATTTTGTCTGCACAGGAACAATTTCAGAAGCAGATAAAGGAGAGAATCAAAAATAACAAAGCATTACCAACTGCTTTATTCTGTGAAAATGATTATTTAGCCATTAGTGTTATCAAATCACTAAATGAATTAGGCTTACGGGTGCCGGAAGATATTTCCGTTGTGGGTTTTGATAATATTTCAGAATCTGTCATTATTAGTCCAGAATTAACAACGGTCCACGTTGAAAAGGAAATGATGGCTACAAAGGCAGTTGAACAGGTCATTCGCTTAATAAATAATACAGGTAACGTAAGATTAAAAACAATTGTTGATACAAGACTTACGATACGGAAATCATGTAAAAAAGTGTAG
- a CDS encoding alpha/beta fold hydrolase, with protein MGNVMKRNNVQITGDGEKQIIFGHGFGCDQLVWNKVIKEFKHGYRVITFDYVGSGQSDKGAYSKDRYSTLDGYKQDLIDVCDSLGEGTSVFVGHSVSSMIGMLASIERPELFGKLVMIAPSPYYMNEPGYQGGFDKTDIDELLDLMEVNYKQWAKYLAPIIMLNEDQPELADNFEELLCSNDPQISREFAEVTFKTDVRAELKELLVPTLIMQPQYDAIVPNEVGHYIHTQIPESRLVVMKAKGHNPHISHAEETVAVIKEYLTKSGDCENG; from the coding sequence ATGGGTAATGTAATGAAAAGAAATAATGTGCAAATAACAGGGGATGGAGAAAAACAAATCATTTTTGGACATGGGTTTGGCTGTGACCAGCTGGTTTGGAATAAGGTAATAAAAGAGTTTAAACATGGGTACCGGGTAATCACATTTGATTATGTGGGTTCTGGCCAAAGTGATAAGGGAGCATACTCCAAAGATCGGTATAGTACCCTGGATGGTTATAAGCAGGACCTTATCGATGTATGCGATTCTCTCGGGGAGGGGACTTCCGTCTTTGTCGGCCATTCGGTCAGTAGCATGATTGGGATGCTTGCATCGATTGAACGTCCGGAATTATTCGGCAAACTTGTTATGATTGCGCCGTCGCCTTATTACATGAACGAGCCTGGTTATCAAGGCGGCTTCGATAAAACGGATATTGATGAATTACTTGATTTAATGGAAGTGAATTATAAACAATGGGCAAAATACTTGGCTCCAATTATCATGCTAAACGAAGATCAGCCCGAACTGGCAGATAACTTTGAAGAGCTGCTTTGTTCTAATGATCCACAAATCTCACGAGAATTTGCGGAAGTAACTTTTAAAACGGATGTACGAGCAGAACTCAAGGAGCTGTTGGTGCCGACCCTGATCATGCAACCACAATATGATGCCATTGTCCCAAATGAAGTCGGACATTATATCCATACACAAATTCCAGAGAGCCGGCTTGTTGTGATGAAGGCTAAAGGACATAATCCCCATATAAGCCATGCTGAAGAAACCGTCGCTGTCATAAAAGAGTATTTGACCAAGTCAGGTGATTGTGAAAATGGATGA
- a CDS encoding DUF1801 domain-containing protein yields MYEPKMKETDNSVIEFIENVENEKKKADAYQLLEIFEEITGYDAKMWGPSIIGFGSYHYKYVSGHKGDAPLVGFSPRKAKISLYLAYESEEREKLLENFGKHTKSKACIYVNKLADIDTNVLKYLIKHTVETYQNLYPNE; encoded by the coding sequence ATGTATGAACCGAAGATGAAAGAAACCGACAATAGTGTAATTGAATTTATTGAAAATGTGGAAAATGAGAAGAAGAAAGCAGATGCATATCAGTTATTAGAAATTTTTGAAGAGATAACTGGTTATGACGCAAAAATGTGGGGTCCTAGTATTATAGGCTTTGGTAGCTATCACTATAAGTATGTATCAGGACATAAAGGGGATGCACCTTTAGTGGGGTTTTCACCAAGAAAGGCGAAAATTAGTCTTTATTTGGCCTATGAAAGTGAGGAAAGAGAAAAATTATTAGAAAACTTTGGTAAACACACGAAGAGTAAGGCTTGTATTTATGTTAATAAATTAGCTGATATCGATACCAATGTTTTAAAGTATTTAATTAAACATACAGTAGAAACTTATCAAAATCTTTATCCTAACGAATAA
- a CDS encoding sensor domain-containing diguanylate cyclase, translating to MDEQLELAPVGYVVIDQDLRILEINKMMMKIAGIENAPIYMHELLTISSQIYFQTYFIPTIITHGAVSEMVLKLKNPSGAVPVLMNTKKSNGFFECAFMQMPMRSEYENELLNAKREAERISQATKEANQKLILLLNKVEFKQAELNVLNSRLQELTVTDVLTNLKNRRYLEEFLPGMMDKGTLTLLLIDIDFFKKINDAFGHHAGDIVLQEFARLLDSLIGDAGFVARIGGEEFVVVLPEISQSETEEIAEEIRKSIEVKDWSYGQMTVSIGIAKSAKGMQLSNLLKIADVALYNSKNEGRNRVTVGSSS from the coding sequence ATGGATGAACAACTGGAGTTGGCGCCGGTCGGGTATGTGGTAATAGACCAAGATTTGAGGATTTTGGAAATCAATAAGATGATGATGAAAATAGCAGGTATTGAAAATGCACCCATCTATATGCATGAGTTGCTGACCATTTCCTCCCAAATTTATTTTCAGACATATTTCATTCCGACGATTATCACTCATGGAGCCGTCAGTGAAATGGTTTTAAAGTTGAAGAATCCGTCTGGGGCTGTTCCAGTGTTGATGAACACAAAAAAAAGCAATGGTTTTTTCGAATGTGCATTCATGCAGATGCCAATGCGCAGTGAATACGAAAATGAATTATTAAATGCAAAAAGAGAAGCAGAAAGGATCAGCCAAGCGACAAAAGAAGCGAATCAAAAGCTTATATTATTGCTTAATAAGGTGGAGTTCAAACAAGCTGAATTAAATGTGTTGAACAGCCGTCTGCAGGAGTTGACGGTCACGGATGTTCTCACTAACCTGAAAAATCGCCGATATCTTGAAGAGTTCCTGCCAGGGATGATGGATAAAGGAACACTGACATTATTGTTGATTGATATAGATTTTTTTAAAAAAATCAATGATGCGTTTGGCCATCATGCAGGCGATATCGTTCTGCAGGAATTTGCTCGTTTGCTCGATAGTTTGATTGGTGATGCCGGATTCGTGGCCCGCATTGGCGGCGAAGAGTTTGTTGTTGTGTTGCCTGAGATAAGCCAGTCTGAAACTGAGGAAATTGCTGAGGAAATACGCAAATCTATCGAAGTCAAAGATTGGTCATACGGTCAGATGACGGTCAGTATCGGAATAGCCAAAAGTGCAAAGGGCATGCAGCTTTCCAACTTATTGAAAATTGCAGATGTCGCTCTATATAACTCGAAGAACGAGGGACGAAATCGGGTAACAGTAGGCTCCTCATCATAA
- a CDS encoding helix-turn-helix transcriptional regulator, whose amino-acid sequence MDQEELIDIVSQKIRLIRLEKEFSQEEMSKILGISKKTLIQIEKGRVAAGWNVVVTCVALFEESEILQNGLGEDSLEIVRLVTFNQIEQIVMKTMGGKIWWKEVEKRGEYKLQQNVVSQHFRIIDDSNYRWFSSFELEEAMLHLKYLEKKVEK is encoded by the coding sequence ATGGACCAGGAAGAACTGATTGATATCGTGTCGCAAAAAATAAGATTAATCCGTTTAGAGAAAGAGTTTTCACAAGAAGAAATGTCGAAGATTTTGGGAATCTCCAAAAAAACGTTGATACAAATTGAAAAAGGCAGAGTGGCAGCAGGGTGGAACGTCGTGGTCACGTGTGTAGCCTTATTCGAAGAAAGTGAGATCTTACAGAATGGACTGGGAGAAGATAGTTTAGAAATTGTAAGGCTAGTTACGTTTAACCAAATCGAACAGATTGTCATGAAAACAATGGGCGGGAAGATCTGGTGGAAAGAAGTTGAAAAACGTGGAGAGTATAAACTCCAGCAGAATGTTGTCAGTCAACACTTCCGGATCATTGATGATTCAAATTATCGGTGGTTCAGTTCCTTTGAGTTGGAAGAGGCAATGCTGCATCTGAAGTATCTGGAAAAGAAAGTGGAAAAATGA
- a CDS encoding LacI family DNA-binding transcriptional regulator, whose amino-acid sequence MANMREIAKEAGVGISTVSRYINNTGYVSERSRAKIERVIEKSHYKPNELARAIFTRNSKIIGLLVPNISNPYFNELALIIEEYASEQGFSIFLCNTNDDFEKESNYINVLQGHRVAGIITVRSQCKNEYAAYDIPVVSFESYISEKIITVATDNFTGGSLAFNHLYECGCRNLVHVAGPLFADAISERTRGFIESAREKNITVDLIQFETDFQRKMLEANIKTLEDIEKYDGIFVFNDIAAATVIRYFQQKNVRIPEEVQVIGFDNSYIGEFLFPSLTTIEQSVQEVGRTLVEALLKLIKGEAVDQKKIIIKPNLVKRDSTRVSK is encoded by the coding sequence ATGGCAAATATGAGGGAAATTGCCAAAGAGGCTGGTGTTGGAATTTCGACTGTATCACGTTACATAAACAATACAGGTTATGTAAGTGAGCGATCTAGGGCTAAGATTGAACGGGTTATTGAGAAATCACACTATAAACCGAACGAGTTAGCTAGAGCTATTTTTACTAGAAATTCGAAAATTATTGGACTATTAGTTCCTAATATCTCGAACCCATACTTTAATGAGTTGGCACTAATCATTGAAGAATATGCAAGTGAACAAGGGTTTTCAATTTTTCTATGTAATACAAACGATGATTTTGAGAAAGAAAGCAACTATATCAATGTTTTACAAGGTCATCGTGTTGCGGGAATTATCACAGTAAGAAGTCAGTGTAAAAATGAGTATGCAGCCTATGATATTCCAGTTGTTTCTTTTGAAAGTTATATTTCTGAAAAGATCATAACTGTAGCAACAGATAACTTTACCGGAGGAAGTCTAGCTTTCAATCACTTATATGAATGCGGATGCAGAAATTTGGTGCATGTAGCCGGTCCGCTTTTTGCGGATGCGATATCCGAGCGGACTAGAGGTTTTATTGAAAGTGCAAGGGAGAAAAACATCACAGTTGATTTAATTCAATTTGAAACTGACTTTCAAAGGAAGATGCTGGAGGCAAATATAAAAACGTTAGAAGATATTGAAAAATATGATGGGATTTTCGTTTTTAACGATATCGCGGCAGCCACTGTTATCCGCTATTTCCAACAAAAAAATGTTCGAATACCAGAAGAAGTACAAGTGATTGGGTTTGATAATAGTTATATTGGAGAATTTCTCTTTCCATCCTTAACAACGATTGAACAATCTGTCCAAGAGGTTGGTAGAACTTTGGTAGAGGCTCTTTTGAAATTAATTAAAGGTGAAGCCGTGGATCAAAAAAAAATCATAATAAAACCAAATCTTGTTAAAAGAGATAGCACTAGAGTATCAAAATGA